Proteins encoded by one window of Cheilinus undulatus linkage group 13, ASM1832078v1, whole genome shotgun sequence:
- the LOC121520542 gene encoding protein DVR-1, giving the protein MFGSHTLNRLISCTVLSLIFLFSSGENQPQEAGGGAPHVDGRDGQRVLILEAVKTGILSSLGMEREPRPAHKASEKELRRMYRLYRETLREMRGNSSNTMRETMSIVLFPAIVKTIKAPRQTDQQHMQWYRAVFRRNHNIQAEVTLVRAQLKISRRILDKPISVQPETRPEIEVKVNRKRPTNSPDLVNVSNTQDVILDIKPEVERWMRTDRGHRLVIDVGVVAEEDTLGINPTISLELDLKQAQRRRLPRSTKEDECDERGWCCRKSVTVSFKDIGWTDWVVAPTEYVMHFCDGLCPHNYKPASMHTQVKSRLHQITKGGTPRPCCVPTSYEPMVLMHYDSGGKLKLTSFNDLIVSKCQCA; this is encoded by the exons ATGTTCGGATCACACACGCTCAACAGACTCATCTCCTGCACAGTGCTGagcctcatcttcctcttcagcTCAGGGGAGAACCAGCCTCAGGAAGCCGGTGGAGGAGCACCTCATGTGGACGGAAGAGATGGTCAGAGGGTCCTGATCCTGGAGGCAGTGAAGACTGGGATCCTCAGCTCATTGGGGATGGAGAGGGAGCCCAGGCCCGCACACAAAGCCTCTGAAAAAGAGCTAAGAAGGATGTACCGGCTTTACagagagacactgagagagaTGAGAGGAAATTCAAGCAACACAATGAGGGAAACCATGTCAATTGTGCTCTTTCCAGCTATAG TGAAGACAATCAAAGCTCCTAGGCagacagaccaacaacacatgCAGTGGTACAGAGCTGTGTTCCGCAGGAATCACAACATCCAGGCTGAGGTGACACTGGTGCGGGCTCAGCTGAAGATTTCTAGGCGGATTTTGGACAAACCCATCTCAGTTCAGCCGGAGACAAGACCAGAGATTGAAGTTAAAGTCAACCGGAAGAGACCAACAAACTCTCCAGACTTAGTAAACGTGTCAAACACTCAAGATGTGATTCTGGACATCAAGCCTGAAGTAGAGAGGTGGATGAGGACTGATCGAGGTCATAGGCTGGTCATAGATGTTGGGGTAGTTGCGGAGGAAGACACCCTTGGGATAAATCCAACCATTTCTCTGGAACTAGACCTCAAACAGGCCCAGAGGAGGAGGCTTCCTCGCTCCACCAAAGAAGATGAGTGCGATGAGCGAGGGTGGTGCTGCAGGAAGTCGGTCACTGTGTCCTTCAAAGACATCGGCTGGACTGATTGGGTGGTGGCACCGACTGAGTACGTCATGCATTTCTGTGACGGCTTATGCCCTCATAATTACAAGCCGGCTAGTATGCACACGCAGGTGAAGTCTAGGCTGCACCAGATCACTAAGGGAGGGACGCCTCGGCCCTGCTGTGTGCCGACCTCCTATGAGCCCATGGTGCTCATGCACTATGACAGCGGGGGAAAGTTGAAGCTGACGTCCTTTAATGACCTGATTGTTAGTAAATGTCAGTGTGCCTAA